GGCGATGTGCCCGCAGCCGCGGCACACCACGTGGTGGTGGTTGTCGCCGGTCCGCGCCTCGTACCGGGCGGGGCTGCCCGCCGGCTCGATCCGCCGGGCCAGGTCGGCGCGGGACAGCGCGCCGAGGACGTCGTACACGGCCTGGGTGGAGACCGAGTCGAGGCGCTCCCGCACCCGGCGGGTGATCTCGTCGACCTCCAGGTGCCCACCGGCGGCCAGCACGTCCAGCACGGCGAGCCGCGGCCGGGTGACCCGCAGGCCCCTCGACCGGAGCAGTTCCTCGCCACTGGACATGCAGCAATGACAGCACGCCGGTCAGGGGGCGACAAGGGAACCCGGGGGCACGTGGCCCCGGACACAGCGCAGGTGGCGGCGCGGTCCGGGCATGATCCGGCGCGCCGTCCGTGGCGCTGAACCGACGCGCCGCGCGTCGCGTGTACCCGATCGTCAGTGCCGTGGAGGTATGGATGGTCGTACGCTTCTGCGGCGGGTCCGCGTCGATCGTCGGAGGTGTCGGTGTTCAAGGAGATCAACGGTCTACCCGGGCACATCCTGGTGATCCATGCGGCGGTGGTGTTCGTCCCGCTGCTGGCGCTGCTCGCCTCCGCGTACGGGCTGGTGCCGCGTTGGCGGCCCCGGCTGGGCTGGGCGGTGGCGATCCTCGCCGTGGTGACCCCGGTGATCACGTGGGTGGCGACCGAGTCCGGCGAGGCGTTCGAGGAGTTCCTGAAGGGCAAGGGCTACCCGCCGGAGCTGCTCGCCAAGATCGAGGAGCATTCCGGGTACGGCGACCGGACCCTCTGGGTCACCCTCGGGCTGGCCGTGGCGGCGCTCCTGCTGCTGGCGCTGACCAGTGGCCGGGTCCGTGCGCCGCGCCTGCCCTCCTGGGTCACCTGGCTGCTCACCGGGGTGATCGTGGTGCTCTCCGGGTTCGCGCTGGTCTACGTCTACCTGACCGGTGACACGGGCGCGGCGTCGGTCTGGGGCAACACGCTCTGAGCCTCGGGCCCCGGGCACCCCGGCTGCCACACGCTGACCCGGCTCCCGGGCGTCGGTTCGGTACTGCGCCGTGAGCGGCGTCGGTTCAGTGCTGCGCCCGGGAGCGGCGTCGGTTCAGAACAGCGCCCGGGAGCACAGCAGGCAGAGCAGGGCCAGCAGCACCGCGCCGGCCACCGCGCCGACGACGTAGGTGAGCCGCTG
This genomic interval from Micromonospora coxensis contains the following:
- a CDS encoding DUF2231 domain-containing protein, coding for MFKEINGLPGHILVIHAAVVFVPLLALLASAYGLVPRWRPRLGWAVAILAVVTPVITWVATESGEAFEEFLKGKGYPPELLAKIEEHSGYGDRTLWVTLGLAVAALLLLALTSGRVRAPRLPSWVTWLLTGVIVVLSGFALVYVYLTGDTGAASVWGNTL
- a CDS encoding Fur family transcriptional regulator produces the protein MSSGEELLRSRGLRVTRPRLAVLDVLAAGGHLEVDEITRRVRERLDSVSTQAVYDVLGALSRADLARRIEPAGSPARYEARTGDNHHHVVCRGCGHIADVDCAVGGAPCLDPNTAHGFEVDEAEVTFWGLCPTCQARRSADV